One Planctomycetia bacterium genomic region harbors:
- the arfB gene encoding aminoacyl-tRNA hydrolase, protein MLVVAPHIRIPRAEFEFTYVRSSGPGGQNVNKVNSKAVMRWDPTRTPSLPEPVRARFLAKFASRLTTEGELVITSDRHRDQPSNIEDCFEKVREMLVSIAVAPKKRRPTKPSKGSKERRLEGKRRDSAKKQNRRTFE, encoded by the coding sequence CGCGCGCGGAGTTCGAGTTCACCTACGTTCGCAGTTCCGGGCCCGGCGGACAAAACGTGAACAAGGTGAACTCGAAAGCCGTGATGCGCTGGGACCCGACCCGCACGCCGAGCCTGCCCGAGCCCGTGCGAGCCCGCTTCTTGGCGAAGTTCGCTTCCCGGCTCACGACCGAAGGGGAGCTCGTCATCACCAGCGACCGACATCGCGACCAGCCGAGCAACATCGAAGACTGCTTCGAGAAAGTGCGCGAAATGCTGGTAAGTATCGCCGTCGCACCGAAGAAACGCCGCCCGACGAAGCCGAGCAAGGGCTCGAAAGAGCGTCGCTTGGAAGGCAAACGTCGCGACAGCGCGAAGAAGCAGAATCGGCGGACGTTCGAGTAG